A stretch of DNA from Gemmatimonadota bacterium:
ACGTCGGGTCGGCTGACGCCCTGCCGCTCGGCAGCGCATCAGGCGGTCCGCCGCCGCGTTGCGATGAGCCTGCGGCGAAGAAAATGGAGAAGCGCGCGGTCACCCGCCAGCCGAGGCATTTGATACGAGCTGCGCACGCTCGCCGATCAAGTGCCGAACGAGCGCCACCGTCCGGCCGTGCTCAGGGTCGCGGCGGTCGATCAGCGCATACCACCCCGACGTGTCGACGAAGACACTACGAGCCATAGATGAGCCGATCGATCTCCTCGTTCCCGAGTGGCCCGCCCGCCCCGTCCACCGCGAAATCGTCGACGCGCAGAAGGGGATCATCTTCCGGGACGTCGGACGGTTCGGGCGGGACGGGCTCGAGGCGCGCAACCGGCTCTCCACGATACGTGATCAGGAACCGCTCCCCGCGCCGGACCGCCTCGAGCGCGCGCCGTGCGTTCCGCCGAAACTCCAACATGGATATAGATTTCATCGAGGAAAGTTAACCTTCACGTTTAAGTTCGCCAACGCCCCCCCGGTCGTGGGGTGCGCCGCTGTCGGACCGATTGGCATCGGAGCGAAACTATCGGGCAATCCAGCCCAGCCTACGGTTTGCGCGCGCGCACGAACGCGGCACAAAAGCGGCCGCGCCGGCCCACGAGTCGCAGCGCCAGCCGTGCCAGCACGCGGGCGCCGGCGTTCTCGAGCAGCGCCTCGTCGTACACCCGCGTGATCTCGACATCAATGTTCGTGAAGCCCGCCCCGGCCAGCTTGGCGCGGTACTCCTCCTCCCGCAG
This window harbors:
- a CDS encoding type II toxin-antitoxin system prevent-host-death family antitoxin; protein product: MLEFRRNARRALEAVRRGERFLITYRGEPVARLEPVPPEPSDVPEDDPLLRVDDFAVDGAGGPLGNEEIDRLIYGS